The genomic DNA TGGTGATAATAAGGGCTCCATCGTCATTCAATCACTATTAAATATGTTGAATTCTGTTGTCTATCTATCATCAGACATAGTGAATTCTTTGCCTGGCATACAGTGGATATGGGGCAAAATGTTTTGGCAAAAGGTACAGTGCCATTTAAAGTGGTTGCATTTGAATGAAGTAAACAGTGTCAATGTATAATTTTCTGGCAAATGGAGCAATATAGTTTGATATACAGCGCACCAGAGTATAAATCTAttgatttctttctttattcacAGAGTAAATTGCATAATCATTTATAATGTCATTACAAATGGCAAGAATTGTTTTAATGTCCCttattttttgtattgtatattttttggccgTTGAGTGATTAATATGTCCAATTcataaataaaggctttttgtGCAAACTACAGAGACTTATATGACTACTCACTTCTTTTGTGCATTTCAATGGAGCCTGTAGGCAAGGTACCAAACATTTATTATTTTGCTTCCACGTTGTCTCCCTTCATTCagtttggggatgtttctcttgaACTGCTACCCCTCAAACTGTTACTGGGATTCAACTTTTTTGAAAAACATTCCAAAATGTTTTTATTCAGCCTAATTATTGCGTATTTGTTTGTCATCGGTGGGCCTGGCCTAGCAGCCTATAGCAACCTGTTGCCTATTTAGAGAAGTGTTTATTTATTAACATGATTTATGTCAATTGATCCTGAAACTGAAGGTGTTTAGAGGAAGACAGGCCTACTTCAGGAAATGGCAGAGAGGAATCAGCTCGTCACGTATCCCCCTGACATCATGTGCCCCTACAGTACGTATGAACCCCATCTGAAAGTGAAAGGACAGATGCCCATGATGACTGAGTTGTATTATTCAGCCTGAGAAAGACTGTGCTAACCTCACTAACCTCAGCAGACTTCAAGCCGTGCGCCACAAATGGAAACGCATGCGTTATTTCCGTTTAACTCATCTTAGAAATGTTTTCAGTTTTCAATAATGTCTGTGACCTCAAGGAATTAACATTGCAGTGAAGTTAAGTAAGATGCTTTCAATTTTGCAACTCAAATGCTAGCTTAAGGGAAGTCCCTACATGCGacaatatataggctatgttaGGGCCACAACAATCAGGTTTATGACCACAGAGACTGCTGCATATTCACCATATCATCAGCCAGTGTAAGTGTATTCTGTTTattatattgtttatttattcggATTGGTTTACAGGTCTTCTTGTTTTCACtagcatacatactgtatctatatcAAGAATACCCTATGTCCTATAATATACATATtattaaaatataatttatatTTCATGTTGATTTTCCCTTGACCAATATGTTCTGAGGTTGCAAGACACCCGATCAAAGTGTGTTTGAAACATGTAATCAGAAAAAATAgcattgaattgacattgttgttctattattgctattctctttcatttagccttaccatgccatagttattgtcattatatgattgattgaattactttattattgtttgctattctcctatatatttattgtttattttcattaggttattgcttgaattgataATGTTTATTGCTTTGTGTATTGCTattgtagtctgaccaacattttgaaattgttcATTGTTAgattattattgtattgttttcatttgtatgtcgctttggacaaaggcgccTGCCAAATAgcaataaccataacgataaccataaccataaccataaaaagGTGAGGTTCATAATCATTGTGGAGACATGGAGAGTCTTGGTAGTGTTAGTATTAGTGGGAAATACGTAGAGAATACTTATAAAAAATTAGTAGACTTTCAGATGTTCAGATGTTCAAGATCCAGGCTTTACTTTACAATAACGCGCGTCAAGGGAGAATCACAGCGTCAGCTCGGAAGCGTCGACAATCAATTCTGATTACAACAATGACAGAGTTGGCCTTTAAAGCCCAGTTTACAAAGGTGTGGTTCAAGTGGTGGTCAGAGGGGCAACGTTGTGTGATTGGCTTTCTCTTTCCCGCACTTTTGCCAAacccagacacactcacacattcgtAAACACACCTAATTATGGTTCAGGTAATATCCACATATCTATCTACAGAAACATCATAAAGAATATTCTAAACATTCTTACACTTAAATCATTGTACTCATTGTACAGAGACCATTAAAATgataacaaacacaaatacattcacaTTTCATAACACAAGTATACATTTTAGCTATATTTGACCTCATGAACCCTTGTTTAAGACAACACCTACACCAAGGAGTGAGAGATCAAATGGCTTGTTGTCACAGGGGGTTCAGCCAGTGATTTTACACCAAATGGTGTATCCACAGGGTGCCCAGCCAGTGGTGGGAGAGAGTCACACCAAGATCAACGTCTATCTTTATTTTAGAGATAAAGATAGAATGCTCTCTCTAAAGGCTAATGTGAATAGGCTCCACTGGGCCTGGGGCACACAAAGGTCATTAATTTATTACCATCAGTAGGTATTATAAGAGCCATTTTGAGAGCTGTGATGTCATTAATTATTTAAAAAAGGTATGAATAATTTTGGACAAGCCATTTTtcataaaatgttttttaaaaagatttcttctttttgtttctGCCACATTGTCTTGCAACCTTTTAGCATGTGGCAGTGgcattttcagtcagaacaaaacatattggtcaagagaaaatcaacatcaaatcaatatttgccaggAGTATGAATCATGAATTTGTTCttaactgtatatgtgtgtcagtTTACGCCGTCAGTTTAGACCATTTTGTGTTTTAGGCATAATGTGGGTTATCCTTGCAACCTTGATTTGGTGCTCGAGTGGCAGCCCTGTTTTTAAACCCGTCCAACCTGTCAATCTGAATGCCAAGACTTGTGTTACTCTTGCCAACTCACTTTTTTCAAACGTCACTGGAGCACTAGCAGTGGTAAGACATGATGACACACTTTCTTTTCTTAACAGAAATTTAACATTTGTACAGTTAAAATATCATTCCTATTGTGAATAATGCAAACTTATTTGACATTATGTAGGATGAGCTATTCAAAGGACTGAACTGCAGTGAGCAGAGCATGGAATTAAATGTCAGAACACAGACCCTCTCTGTGTGCGCACCACAGGTACTTGGTAGGCTCTATTGCCAGCTATCTAAATGATGATGTCATATTATGGTTGTTAATCAATTATTTTAACTTCTATTCAACGCCTTATCCAGAACACATCCTGCTCTGGCCACAAATTTACCTTTGATCGGGTAAGTTTATAGCCTGTTCTTGGATTTAGGCTTATTTGTTGTTGCAGCAGCCAGTTGTTCTTGTTTTGATCGTGGAAGCCcccaaatatttttttctcatttcgAAGGAGACATGTCTTCTGAATATCTTGGAGGATTTACGTTTCTACCAAAAAGCTTTGATGTCCCATCCTCTTTATGATCTCATTCTGGGTCCAACGGTGTTGAAGAGTATTGCCCATGTCATGCAGGTGAGGTTAACTAACCAGATTGGTTATTTTCTGTCCCATTTCACACTCTAATAGTAGCCTATACTTCATCGATGGATTTTATTTTTCTCAAACAGGATTGTTTTTCCCTTCCTGACGCACACACTCCAATGGTAAGAGGCATTAGGTTAAAGTCAACTGACAAATAGGGCccctctcattcatctttttatctatcctcccttccttcctcgctcctcgctcccactgatctagataaagaatgatggggcggcaacaatgggatagtctatccagtgttctttatagatcagcaGGAACGAGACGGAGGACCGAGgatgaaaggaaggaaggaaggaaggatagacatgagaatgagaggggccCATAACATTGCCCCTTTGGTTtcatagtaggcctattgattAATGAACATTGTGCATGCACTCAGGTTTCGGGGCATCCAGACGACACGTTTGATGAGAGAATGCGACTGTGTAGAACACTGAAGGGATTCCGTGCGCgcaccatcatcatcagcagaGTCATTAGATATATTCTGAACAAAGTTTGACCTGTTCATCGTCATTAAGGAGGGCTCTGTTTCAAAGCTGCTGATGAAAGTGCTCAAAAACTCGCCAAATATGAGGAGAAAGTTTTACATTCTGCTTTTGGCAGAATCTTTGTCATGTTTTTTCTTCCAGCAggctatttatatttatttatttatttatttgaggtttgcaaaaatgtattttattattattatttttattattattattattattattattaatagtatttattatttatgcCATCAACAGCAGCATGGGCATATCATTTGATTTCTTTTCAATAAATAATGGCATCCATCTTTCCTCTCTGTCGGTTTATTTCAAGATGTGCATACACTAATTTATCCATTTCTGAGTCAATGGATGGAGTCACTGTAGGTCTAAATATTGGTTTGGTTGGTATACCAGAGGGACAACATGGATCCAACCCATGAGAGACTGGTGGAAGAGGTGAGGAGATACAGTACCTTCACCTGTACAACTTGTACCTACAAAGACACCTTTCAGTATGCTAACTCCTGGATGGAAATGTCAAACACACTGGGGGAAATTACACACCTACTGAAATTCCCTGCTCAAATTTTGGCTGGTCTTCCTTCTTCAACCATCTTTGGTTGATTTGTCTTACTTTCAGACCCGGCGTACTGCCCCCCATATGTGGGGCAGGATATCAGTTATGTGCAAACGTTAATCTTGAGCACGCCACACTCCAATTATATGCCTAGAGGTCACGGCTAACATCAACTGTTAGTGTTGAAGTATTCCTGAGTCTTAAGAGATTCTACAAATAAAGGTGCAGTGTAATGGCTTTCTCAAGAGTAGCCAGTCTACAAAATGCTACAACTGTATGGGGTGGACGGAATCATTTTCAAAAAGAGACTTTTTGCAAGAAGCatacattttctgttttgttttactgtTGTGTAAATCAGTATAAATTGAACTCTGAGATAACTGTGGTGTTTACTTTTTCCTTGGTTACAGAGGCCATATTGTTCTATCAATCATGTAATGTCATTTTTACTTATGCATTTTAAAAAGGACAGCTGTGATATCTGATGTCTATCATAAAACAGGACCAAGGGTGTGTTTAAGACAATGTTTACAGCTTGCAGTAAATTATTTGCACAAGTTCAGTGAATCAGAACTGAGAACTGCACTTATTGCACAAAGACTTGTAATATGGTATTGAATTACATTGCTCTTAACATAGTCAAGCATTGGCCTCCACTTGAAGGAAATACATGGGCAAACATTGGAAGAAATCCTACAAGAAATCTTAAATTGCAGTCATGAAATACTGAAGAATGGTTAAGTGGAAACAAATGTGCTTATTAATGGTGAGTTAAAGGTGAACAAGTGAGGTTTGTTGATTCAGCGTTAATTATTTAGCCTAAACATTTGGCCAACAGatttaaaatattttacagTGTCCTATGGAAGTTTCAGAAGACGCGCCATTCTTCGGAATCCTTCTTCCAGCCCTACTCCCGCTGAACTTGAGCAATACTGAACATACCAGTCTCGATCACAGCAAGTCCTATGCAGATTGAATGTTTCCGTGATCTCTCCTACCGTCATAGCTCCAGAAATATCCTGTTTATTGGCAAATATCACCACAGGAAGGCCCCTTAGCTGTTCATTTCTAAGAATGCGGTCAAATTCCTTGTGTGCTTCACTCAAGCGTTCCCTATCAGAGCAATCCACAACAAAGATCAATCCTGCGGTGTCCTGGTAGAAGTTTTTCCAGTGAGGCCTCATCTTTTTCTGCCCTCCAATATCCCACACCGTTAAGGCcaactttttcctttttctcttgGTATCAATCATTTCCACGTTAAATCCAATTGTTGGCACTGTGGAAAATTGCTTGTCGTACTTTAATTTGTAGAGGATGGTAGATTTACCTGCCAAGTCCAAGCCTAGAAGGAGGACTCGAGCTTCAGAAACTCTGGAACTTTTCTGACCCATATTAGTCAGCCCAAGACGCTCAGTAATGCTGAAGCCTGCTCACTCTGAGTGTTTGCTTTGTGTTTtgtattgagtgagtgagtaatgaTTTAGGTTGCTTAAAACTCGCTGATAAGGTAAGGGTGTGGGGTCAAAGTATAACTCAGTACTGAAGTGAAGACACAAGTTGGGTGGATCTGCAAGGAGAAAGGGTAATGATTTTACAGCATGGGATAGGCCTGTTGCCTGTTTCTCCCCCACTTGCATTGATTATAAAACTTTCATTGTAGTAAACTACGATGTTACCTTTCATGTTAGAAGTTTACTGAGATAAAGATGATCAAACAAgttaaaattaaataaataaaataaaccattagaacaatgagtgtgcatgtgtgcatgcatgtgtgcatgcgacTCAGATGGGTGTGGGCATTTGATAGTTTGTACAATCCCATTCTTTTAGTCAATCATTATAGTAAACATTACAGTGACTAATTCTCTAATCAAAATTCGAATCTAAACCTTTGTTCTTCTTTGATAATTCAACTATTCCATGAGTACACAAGCAACTTCATCAGAGCAGGGCTGCTTGGAGATGGGATCCTTCTACCATGaggtccataattcaaatgtcATTTTCCACCATACAATGCCTTTCTACGGATGGTTTCCAATAAAACGGCATTTTGACCCAAAGGTGTCTTTTTCAGACTTGTTTGATCCAGCATCctaaacatcaacaacacagtAACCCAGTGTTGGCATTGTCATTGACGTAAATAAGCCATCAAAGACCGTCAGTTGTTGCCGAAATGTTGGAAAAGTAGCCCATGATGGCATAAGCTGACTCGTCTCGTAGCTTTTGCAACATCTTTTCAAGCTACGAGAGCGGAACATCTCGCCATGTCTTGCCAAATACGCATGACTGACATACGGACCAGTGAGCAAACAAACTACAACTGGGCATCTTCAGGCGATATCTCTTGGCTTCATCCAAACTCCACCAGTCGGATCTTCAACGAACACAAGTCCGGGTTTTTCACCATAGCTGCGTTTCCAGCCTCGCGTTGCAACCCTAGGAGTTTTCATGTTAGTTGGTTGTATGGCATCAACAGCCGTTGagagtttgtttaatttttgCCATGTTCCATTGGGTTTAGCACCTGGTCCATCACAGATGAACAACACGTGAGAGTCCATGGAGCACTTAGAACCACGATGACCCATGATGTTAAATGTGGCCTACAGCAGTAATGTTCAGGCTGGAACTCTGTCTTCAGTCTTCAGCGGGTGTCGAGCTAGTTTGTAATGTGTGAAGGCGGGTGCCCTTTATGTAGATCGGTAGATTTGGGCTAACAACCTGTCAGTTCTTGTAATACAGTGGACAAAGAGTGACTCAACATCATTTTCGGTAAACGTGGTATGGGCTACATCAGAACCCTGGTATCCAAAGCCTCTGATATTttacaatgtagcctacatgcgcTATTCTAGGCGTTCCACCTGGCACCGACTGTCACGATTGACGGTATTCAGTCTGCGTCAGCACAGCTGCGCCAGTGACACAGATACTGCTTCGTGTTTGGTTACTCCATCTCAAGAGAACGCTCGGGAAATATTTTTATGCGTCTTATGGCATCTGTTGAAACGTTTACTTTACGCGTCATAGCATTTggtattaggctacattaataaTCTGACCGTTTGCAGCAAGGCATCTGTCACCTTTAGCACACATTGATAGCTGACGTTAGACCTGTGACGATTGATGATATAATACAGGCATTAAATACTTTTAAGCGAAGGCATGTCCATATGAATAGGCTACCTAGTTGCGCTAGTGCGTCACTGGGTCTGCCAATAATGACAGTGTTGAAAAGGAC from Sardina pilchardus chromosome 2, fSarPil1.1, whole genome shotgun sequence includes the following:
- the arl14 gene encoding ADP-ribosylation factor-like protein 14 → MGQKSSRVSEARVLLLGLDLAGKSTILYKLKYDKQFSTVPTIGFNVEMIDTKRKRKKLALTVWDIGGQKKMRPHWKNFYQDTAGLIFVVDCSDRERLSEAHKEFDRILRNEQLRGLPVVIFANKQDISGAMTVGEITETFNLHRTCCDRDWYVQYCSSSAGVGLEEGFRRMARLLKLP
- the zmp:0000001127 gene encoding uncharacterized protein zmp:0000001127; the encoded protein is MVQDELFKGLNCSEQSMELNVRTQTLSVCAPQNTSCSGHKFTFDRVSGHPDDTFDERMRLCRTLKGFRARTIIISRVIRYILNKV